From Antedon mediterranea chromosome 9, ecAntMedi1.1, whole genome shotgun sequence, a single genomic window includes:
- the LOC140058956 gene encoding uncharacterized protein, whose product MNDLQQIKEICQKTPDLLKNKDKFGYTPLHKYLLCANPTTEIVACLIRHGAPETPRTTTGDTPLHTYLFNANPTTGIVAFLIRNGVAVTSKNKNGDTPLHMYLRCANPTTEIVAYLIQHGASVTSQNKYRDTPLHRYILNANPTIEIVACLIHHGAAVTSQNENRDTPLQLYLRCANLKTEIVTCLIQYGTSVTSKNKDGNTPLHEYMRSNGPNLEAIDYFMKQGASVRALNKDGNTPLHEYMRSNEPTLEVIDYFMKQCASVTVLNKNRNKPINIYLERDDVKLEILFCLITNGVSPTLTKEEGSNALHVHLSGRYVKPTLEIVTYLIKLGVTPTLQNKDGSTPLHEYMRSNEPTLEVIDYITKQGASVTALNKDGNTLLHEYMRSIESTLEVVDYLVKQGASVTALNKVIMG is encoded by the exons ATGAATGACTTGCaacaaattaaagaaatatgTCAGAAAACTCCAGATCTTTTGAAAAACAAAGATAag TTTGGATACACTCCTCTACATAAGTATTTACTTTGTGCCAACCCTACAACAGAAATAGTGGCTTGTCTCATACGGCATGGCGCACCAGAAACACCACGAACTACG ACTGGAGACACTCCACTACATACGTATTTATTCAATGCCAACCCTACAACAGGAATAGTGGCTTTTCTCATACGAAATGGCGTAGCAGTAACATCAAAAAATAAG AATGGAGACACTCCACTACATATGTATTTACGATGTGCCAACCCTACAACAGAAATAGTGGCTTATCTCATACAACACGGCGCATCAGTAACGTCACAAAATAAg TATCGGGACACTCCACTACATAGATATATATTAAATGCCAACCCTACAATAGAAATAGTGGCTTGTCTCATACACCATGGCGCAGCAGTAACGTCACAAAATGAG AATAGAGACACTCCACTACAATTGTATTTACGATGTGCCAACCTTAAAACagaaatagtgacgtgtctcatACAGTATGGCACATCAGTGACATCAAAAAATAAG GACGGAAACACCCCACTGCATGAATACATGCGTTCAAATGGACCTAATTTAGAAGCAATAGACTATTTCATGAAGCAAGGTGCATCAGTAAGAGCACTAAATAAG GACGGAAACACCCCACTGCATGAATACATGCGTTCAAATGAACCTACCTTAGAAGTAATAGACTATTTCATGAAGCAATGTGCATCCGTAACAGTACTAAATAAG AATAGAAacaaaccgataaatatttatCTGGAGCGTGATGACGTTAAATTAGAGATATTGTTTTGTCTGATAACCAATGGTGTATCCCCCACATTAACAAAAGAG gaaGGAAGCAATGCTCTACATGTACATCTAAGTGGTAGATATGTTAAACCTACGTTAGAAATAGTGACTTATCTCATTAAGCTTGGTGTTACTCCAACATtacaaaataag GACGGAAGCACCCCGCTGCATGAATACATGCGTTCAAATGAACCTACCTTAGAAGTAATAGACTATATCACGAAGCAAGGTGCATCAGTAACAGCACTAAATAAG gacGGAAACACCCTGTTGCATGAATACATGCGTTCAATTGAATCTACCTTAGAAGTAGTTGACTATCTCGTGAAGCAAGGTGCATCCGTAACAGCACTAAATAAGGTAATAATGGGCtag